The Drosophila biarmipes strain raj3 chromosome 2L, RU_DBia_V1.1, whole genome shotgun sequence genome has a window encoding:
- the LOC108028913 gene encoding trypsin alpha-4, giving the protein MLFQVFPLVLTIPGIISYSLLDELPIGIGKVPWQASIQINGQHHCGGVIYSEDIILNIAECVRKANVKYISVRVGSSLKNLGGIVMNVGRIQAMGIRSSDVVILQLTSSLKLGANIQAIQLATSVPSPGTKATVSGWGQLSTLVPSSEILLRVHLKIENQVKCTAQQAIKGRLLNVDEICAAARGIVPLACQGFVGGPLVSGNKLVGIVSWHNSCDFFNTPSVFANIPWLKTWIDTTVRLMKTFNIG; this is encoded by the coding sequence ATGCTATTCCAAGTCTTCCCCTTAGTTCTAACAATTCCCGGAATAATATCCTATTCCCTGTTGGATGAACTACCCATAGGCATAGGGAAGGTTCCCTGGCAGGCTTCAATACAAATAAATGGCCAACATCATTGTGGAGGTGTCATATATAGTGAGGATATCATCTTAAACATAGCCGAGTGCGTGAGAAAGGCCAATGTGAAATATATCTCAGTGCGAGTGGGTTCCTCCTTAAAAAACTTGGGAGGTATTGTGATGAATGTGGGGAGGATTCAAGCAATGGGCATACGATCCAGTGACGTGGTAATACTTCAGCTGACGAGCTCTTTAAAATTGGGTGCCAATATACAAGCCATTCAGTTGGCCACTTCAGTACCTTCGCCTGGAACCAAAGCCACAGTTTCGGGTTGGGGACAACTCTCGACTTTGGTGCCCTCATCGGAAATATTACTTAGAGTGCAtcttaaaatagaaaaccagGTGAAGTGCACTGCGCAACAGGCTATAAAAGGAAGATTGCTAAATGTGGACGAGATTTGCGCTGCTGCCAGGGGAATCGTTCCTCTCGCCTGTCAAGGATTCGTCGGAGGTCCTTTGGTTTCCGGCAATAAGCTCGTGGGAATCGTTTCCTGGCACAACTCTTGTGATTTCTTCAATACTCCCAGTGTATTCGCCAATATTCCCTGGCTTAAAACTTGGATTGATACCACTGTGCGGCTAATGAAAACATTTAACATAGGATAA
- the LOC108029041 gene encoding Golgi-associated plant pathogenesis-related protein 1 has product MAKRSAAPIPKTHERTPGPRGQDTKGNNELFLKEVFNTTNKYRAMHGCPALTLNAELSKLAQEWANHLRDQNIMAHRPNPKYGENIFLSGGMDVTGDLPVEMWYREINSYDFNKAQFAPTAGHFTQLIWKSSKEMGSGVARKADRTWVVCNYNPPGNIVGLFKDNVPPKNS; this is encoded by the exons atggCCAAGAGATCCGCAGCGCCCATACCCAAAACGCATGAGCGAACTCCAGGCCCCAGGGGTCAGGACACCAAGGGCAACAATGAGCTCTTCCTCAAGGAGGTCTTCAATACCACCAACAAGTATCGGGCCATGCATGGCTGTCCCGCCCTAACACTCAATGCCGAGCTAAGCAAATTAGCTCAAGAATGGGCCAAT CACCTTCGGGACCAGAACATAATGGCACACCGGCCCAATCCCAAGTACGGCGAAAACATTTTCCTCTCCGGGGGAATGGATGTGACCGGAGATCTTCCAGTGGAAATGTGGTACCGGGAAATAAATAGCTACGACTTCAACAAGGCTCAATTTGCACCTACTGCTGGACATTTTACCCAGCTGATTTGGAAGTCTTCGAAGGAAATGGGTTCCGGGGTGGCTAGAAA AGCGGACAGAACGTGGGTAGTTTGCAACTACAATCCTCCCGGCAATATTGTGGGTTTGTTCAAAGATAATGTGCCTCCTAAAAACTCATAG